A region from the Beduinella massiliensis genome encodes:
- a CDS encoding portal protein has translation MREEERTLEHEEQVLKPEEREILNRALRLFEEFRTAHRPLHEQARTSRKLRALQDDTLPKTAPKLNSLNSTIDNVVADQMDNLPEAKMMPERPELQESADVLTDVVRYALYQSAFDEQYAQLMEDCAVTGTGILQVFWDEELDDGRGMARCERWEMESFFPDPMFEDIQDGRAVFKTAFYPREWYEQHYPEKARYIGGDTYWEPRAGYTPEGEAPILLIEYWWRSYEAGDRRYRVHMAQIAGGALLYASSAKSVYSHGEYPFVAYRYRRQAGSPFGISLMDDYADQWRATCRYAKYMDDNARASSRQRFIYREDSGLDGKALSDWSRDFVGTRGNIDDASLRAFQASPLNPQVMNFMTYLVDTMKQDSGQNQFSRGEGGLGVTAASAIQALQEAGGKITRLHTASYKECFRQTVEQMIYVLSDKITQERVIMVAGHGSSGEMVPRNVKLVPGSKGPAIERPPYNVRVQVQRRSPLQIQTNNEFVLQVAQICGQAGQPLPPVAVVSLLQGIDNKQEVLSALQTADQTREQLQRLQGALEQLQGQVEQEGRRAQALRQALVTGQTANADYTELQDEVAAEPTTETA, from the coding sequence GTGAGAGAGGAGGAGCGGACGCTGGAACATGAAGAGCAGGTTCTGAAGCCGGAAGAGCGCGAAATCCTGAACCGGGCGTTGCGGCTCTTTGAAGAGTTTCGTACGGCGCACCGTCCGCTGCACGAGCAGGCGCGCACGAGCCGTAAGCTGCGGGCGTTGCAGGACGACACGCTGCCCAAGACCGCACCGAAGCTCAACAGCCTCAACAGCACCATCGACAACGTGGTGGCGGATCAGATGGACAACCTGCCGGAGGCGAAGATGATGCCGGAGCGCCCAGAGCTTCAGGAGAGCGCGGACGTTCTGACGGACGTGGTGCGCTACGCGCTGTACCAGAGCGCGTTTGACGAGCAGTACGCGCAGCTCATGGAGGACTGCGCGGTGACGGGCACCGGCATCCTGCAGGTGTTCTGGGACGAGGAGCTGGACGACGGGCGGGGGATGGCGCGCTGCGAGCGCTGGGAGATGGAGAGCTTCTTTCCCGACCCGATGTTTGAGGATATTCAGGACGGGCGCGCGGTCTTCAAGACGGCGTTCTACCCGCGGGAGTGGTATGAGCAGCACTACCCGGAAAAGGCGCGGTACATCGGCGGGGATACGTACTGGGAGCCGCGGGCGGGGTACACGCCGGAGGGCGAGGCCCCGATCCTGCTGATCGAATACTGGTGGCGGTCGTACGAGGCGGGCGACAGGCGCTACAGGGTGCACATGGCGCAGATCGCGGGCGGGGCGCTGCTGTACGCGAGCAGCGCGAAGTCCGTATACAGCCACGGCGAATATCCGTTTGTGGCGTACCGCTACCGCAGACAGGCCGGGTCCCCGTTTGGGATCAGCCTGATGGACGACTACGCGGATCAGTGGCGGGCGACGTGCCGCTACGCGAAGTACATGGACGACAACGCGCGAGCGTCGAGCCGGCAGCGGTTCATCTACCGCGAGGACAGCGGTCTGGACGGGAAGGCACTGTCAGACTGGAGCCGGGACTTTGTGGGCACGCGAGGCAACATCGACGACGCGAGCCTGCGGGCGTTTCAGGCCTCACCGCTCAATCCGCAGGTCATGAACTTCATGACCTACCTCGTGGACACGATGAAGCAGGACAGCGGCCAAAACCAGTTTTCGCGCGGCGAGGGCGGGCTGGGGGTCACGGCGGCGAGCGCGATCCAGGCCTTGCAGGAGGCAGGCGGAAAGATCACGCGGCTGCATACGGCCAGCTACAAGGAGTGTTTCCGTCAGACGGTGGAGCAGATGATCTACGTGCTGTCGGACAAGATCACACAGGAGCGGGTCATCATGGTAGCGGGGCACGGCAGCTCCGGCGAAATGGTTCCGCGCAACGTGAAGCTCGTGCCCGGCAGCAAGGGACCGGCCATCGAGCGGCCGCCATACAACGTGCGCGTGCAGGTGCAGCGCAGGAGCCCGCTGCAGATTCAGACGAACAACGAGTTCGTTTTGCAGGTGGCGCAGATATGCGGTCAGGCGGGCCAGCCGCTGCCGCCTGTCGCGGTGGTGTCGCTGCTTCAGGGAATCGACAACAAGCAGGAGGTGCTCTCAGCCCTGCAAACCGCAGACCAGACCCGCGAGCAGCTACAGCGGCTGCAGGGGGCCTTGGAACAACTTCAGGGCCAGGTGGAGCAGGAAGGCCGGCGCGCGCAGGCGCTGCGGCAGGCGCTTGTCACCGGCCAGACAGCGAACGCGGATTATACGGAGCTACAGGATGAGGTGGCGGCGGAACCGACAACTGAAACGGCTTGA
- a CDS encoding phage terminase large subunit produces the protein MPRVQLSYQPTAKQRLFHGSTAFEVLYGGAAGGGKSYACVWDALLRCLKHPGTEAYLFRKTYQELEKNLIATARRIIPPELGTYTSSSYTYRLKNGSILRFCHCNNEETDKLRYQGAEIHWLYIDELTHFQQSTYEYLRTRVRANRALGIRPVVRCTSNPGGPGHGWVKQRFVDSAPYGEIHAMPVYSEVLKKTQQRTVQYIPALATDNPHITEDYIFELEQKPPALRDALLLGHWDAFEGQAFPEWVNDPSRYSDRIMTHVIEPFEIPAHWPRYLSFDYGYSRPFSCGVWAVGERGEVYRYKEIYGCTGVANVGVKLSPGEIAMRIEEGLRDERREGIRTFGVADPSIWDGSRGTSVYEQMRAASPGLMFSPAVNDRIPGKAQVHERLKFDAAGRPMMQVFTTCRDFIRTFPALVYDDRHVEDVDTGGEDHIYDETRYFLMSRPIAPRTPRETRRPVFDPLG, from the coding sequence ATGCCGAGAGTGCAGCTGAGCTACCAGCCGACGGCTAAGCAGCGGCTCTTTCACGGCTCGACGGCGTTCGAGGTGCTGTACGGCGGGGCGGCGGGCGGCGGCAAGAGCTATGCGTGCGTGTGGGACGCGCTGCTGCGGTGCCTGAAGCACCCGGGCACCGAGGCCTACCTGTTCCGCAAGACCTATCAGGAGCTGGAGAAGAACCTGATCGCGACGGCGCGGCGGATCATCCCGCCGGAGCTGGGCACGTACACGTCGTCGAGCTACACGTACCGGCTGAAAAACGGATCGATCCTCCGCTTTTGCCACTGCAACAACGAGGAGACAGATAAACTGCGCTATCAGGGCGCGGAGATTCACTGGCTCTACATCGACGAGCTGACGCACTTTCAGCAGTCCACCTACGAGTACCTGCGCACCCGAGTGCGCGCGAATCGCGCCCTTGGCATCCGGCCGGTGGTGCGCTGCACCTCGAACCCCGGTGGACCGGGGCACGGCTGGGTAAAACAGCGATTTGTCGATTCCGCACCCTACGGCGAGATTCATGCGATGCCGGTCTACTCCGAGGTGCTGAAGAAGACGCAGCAGCGGACGGTGCAGTACATCCCGGCGCTGGCGACGGACAACCCGCACATCACGGAGGACTACATCTTCGAGCTGGAACAGAAACCCCCAGCCTTGCGCGACGCGCTGCTGCTGGGGCATTGGGACGCGTTCGAGGGCCAGGCGTTCCCGGAATGGGTGAACGACCCTTCACGCTACAGCGACCGGATCATGACGCACGTTATCGAACCGTTCGAGATTCCGGCGCATTGGCCGCGATACCTGTCGTTCGACTACGGTTACAGCAGGCCGTTCTCGTGCGGCGTGTGGGCGGTGGGCGAGCGCGGCGAGGTATACCGATACAAGGAGATTTACGGCTGCACGGGCGTGGCGAACGTGGGCGTCAAGCTCTCGCCGGGCGAGATCGCGATGAGGATCGAGGAAGGGCTGCGGGACGAGCGTCGGGAGGGCATTCGCACATTTGGCGTGGCGGACCCGAGTATCTGGGACGGGAGCCGGGGCACGAGCGTGTACGAGCAGATGCGGGCGGCGTCGCCGGGGCTGATGTTCAGCCCGGCGGTGAATGATCGGATTCCGGGGAAGGCGCAGGTACACGAGCGGCTGAAGTTCGACGCTGCGGGGCGGCCGATGATGCAGGTGTTCACGACCTGCCGGGACTTCATCCGGACGTTCCCGGCGCTGGTGTACGACGACAGACACGTCGAGGATGTTGACACGGGCGGCGAAGATCACATCTACGACGAGACGCGCTACTTTCTAATGTCCCGGCCTATCGCGCCGAGGACGCCGCGAGAAACGCGCAGGCCGGTGTTCGACCCCCTGGGGTGA
- a CDS encoding sigma factor-like helix-turn-helix DNA-binding protein, whose amino-acid sequence MSRRSAVAAMKFGGRNRRVVEMYYVEGLSQAEIAARLDMGQQNVSKILRRPESVAYADELLDAATNDALKIVKMASVKAARREVAALDHKDVYANLQASRDLLDRAGIKDKDATAVKVELLGGAEIEMIGEATDAESAAELPADG is encoded by the coding sequence ATGAGCAGACGCAGCGCAGTCGCGGCGATGAAGTTTGGGGGGAGGAATCGCCGGGTAGTCGAGATGTACTACGTCGAGGGGCTGTCTCAGGCGGAGATCGCGGCGAGGCTCGACATGGGCCAGCAGAACGTGAGCAAAATTCTGCGGAGGCCCGAGTCCGTCGCCTATGCGGACGAGCTTCTGGACGCGGCGACGAACGACGCGCTTAAGATCGTCAAGATGGCGAGCGTCAAGGCCGCGCGGCGGGAGGTCGCGGCGCTCGACCACAAGGACGTTTATGCGAACCTGCAGGCAAGCCGCGACCTGCTGGACCGCGCGGGCATCAAGGACAAGGATGCGACGGCCGTCAAGGTGGAGCTGTTGGGAGGCGCGGAGATCGAGATGATCGGGGAGGCCACGGATGCCGAGAGTGCAGCTGAGCTACCAGCCGACGGCTAA
- a CDS encoding helix-turn-helix domain-containing protein yields the protein MSITLKEALQAKGWTVQRLADETGISKLTLNNYMNGHRSLPRAEAEKVVRIADALQIDIHELIKR from the coding sequence ATGTCTATCACTTTAAAGGAAGCTCTGCAAGCCAAAGGTTGGACGGTGCAGCGCTTAGCTGACGAAACCGGCATCAGCAAATTGACCTTAAATAACTACATGAACGGCCACCGCAGCCTACCACGTGCGGAAGCCGAGAAGGTTGTAAGGATTGCTGACGCTCTGCAAATCGACATCCACGAGCTTATTAAACGCTAA
- a CDS encoding DUF7249 family protein has product MSYNGWKNRQTWNVSLWINNDEPLYRLACEYVRQAKRVSYDGFVRYAGLGGERTPDNISYSGTRLDYTELTDMLKELI; this is encoded by the coding sequence ATGTCTTATAACGGTTGGAAAAATCGTCAGACCTGGAACGTCTCCCTCTGGATCAACAACGATGAACCGCTCTATCGCCTGGCCTGCGAGTATGTGCGTCAGGCGAAGCGCGTCAGCTATGACGGGTTCGTCCGCTACGCCGGTCTGGGCGGTGAGCGCACCCCGGACAACATCAGTTATAGCGGCACCCGCCTTGACTACACCGAGCTGACCGACATGCTGAAGGAGCTGATTTGA
- a CDS encoding sigma-70 family RNA polymerase sigma factor, whose protein sequence is MSDEERERLILDNTKLVWYVVRRLYGHSPAEKQEELYHYGLEGLVKAARDFDPERGVKFGTMAYPYIRNALGHGARREFGSVYLPVYKRQAYSALLYGDGIPAEIAPDEARTMQALGEGLLSLDTEYMADRLGGEDQELERAEQRADVERLLGQLKSRERYVIVHRLAYGEKLRQVAEALGLSRERVRQIEKRAMEKLREG, encoded by the coding sequence TTGTCAGATGAAGAACGTGAAAGGCTGATACTGGACAATACGAAACTTGTATGGTATGTCGTACGGCGACTTTACGGCCACTCCCCGGCCGAAAAACAAGAAGAGCTATACCATTACGGGCTGGAAGGGCTGGTAAAGGCCGCGAGGGACTTTGACCCGGAGCGCGGGGTCAAATTCGGCACGATGGCTTACCCGTACATACGCAACGCGCTGGGCCACGGGGCCCGCCGGGAGTTTGGGTCGGTCTACCTACCGGTGTACAAGCGCCAGGCATACTCGGCGCTGCTGTACGGCGACGGCATACCTGCAGAGATCGCGCCGGACGAGGCGCGTACCATGCAGGCGCTGGGCGAAGGCCTGCTGTCGCTGGATACGGAGTATATGGCCGACCGGCTCGGCGGCGAGGATCAGGAGCTCGAGCGCGCAGAGCAGCGCGCAGACGTTGAGCGGCTGCTGGGGCAACTTAAGAGCCGCGAGCGGTATGTGATCGTGCACCGCCTCGCCTACGGCGAAAAACTGCGCCAGGTGGCCGAGGCGCTGGGCTTATCGCGCGAGCGCGTGCGCCAGATCGAAAAGCGGGCAATGGAAAAGCTCCGGGAGGGTTAA
- a CDS encoding SNF2-related protein yields the protein MIFRPHEYQRYAIQRIVEQNEVGLLLDMGLGKTAITLHAIDELINNRYEVDRVLVIAPLRVAQTVWAQEAAKWDLGLRVERVLGSAAERRAALRRDADVYVINRENIEWLAEEVGRCWPFDMVVIDELSSFKSARAGRFRALRRVRGCITRIVGLTGTPAPNGLIDLWAQMYLLDRGEALGKTLGSYRYRYFDAGKRNGHVVYEWRLKPGAEEAIYDALHNLCISMQSVDYLQMPERIDNVISVELDDAARAAYEEMERAMLLQLDGKEIVALTAAAVANKLLQLAQGAVYDAGGDWHELHRAKLDALADVVEAACGQSMLVYYTYKHDLERLQKAFPQARVLRRAEDVEAWNRGEVPMLLAHPDSAGHGLNLQAGGHIIVWFGLTWSLEKYQQANARLYRQGQQHGVVIHHLVACDTIDERVMRVLAGKARLQDELLEAVKAVVR from the coding sequence ATGATTTTCAGGCCGCACGAATACCAGAGATACGCGATCCAAAGGATTGTCGAACAAAACGAGGTCGGTCTGCTACTTGATATGGGCCTTGGTAAAACAGCGATCACGCTGCACGCCATCGACGAGCTGATCAACAATCGGTATGAGGTCGACCGGGTGCTCGTCATCGCGCCGCTGCGCGTAGCGCAAACCGTGTGGGCGCAGGAAGCGGCCAAGTGGGATCTGGGGCTGCGGGTCGAGCGGGTGTTGGGCAGCGCGGCTGAGCGGCGGGCAGCGCTGAGGCGAGACGCCGACGTGTACGTAATCAATCGCGAGAACATTGAATGGCTGGCGGAAGAAGTGGGGCGGTGCTGGCCGTTTGACATGGTCGTGATCGACGAGCTGAGCAGCTTCAAGAGCGCGAGGGCGGGGCGCTTCCGGGCGCTCCGCCGTGTGCGGGGGTGCATCACGCGCATCGTGGGGCTCACGGGCACACCGGCACCCAACGGCCTGATCGACCTATGGGCGCAGATGTACCTGCTCGACCGCGGCGAGGCGCTGGGCAAGACGCTGGGCAGCTATCGATATCGGTATTTCGACGCTGGCAAACGCAACGGTCATGTCGTCTACGAGTGGCGTCTCAAACCGGGGGCCGAGGAGGCTATCTATGATGCGTTGCATAATCTGTGTATAAGTATGCAAAGTGTTGACTATCTACAGATGCCGGAGCGCATCGACAACGTTATCAGTGTCGAGCTCGATGATGCTGCACGGGCGGCATACGAAGAGATGGAGCGCGCGATGCTGCTGCAGTTGGACGGCAAAGAGATCGTAGCGCTTACCGCCGCAGCGGTCGCGAACAAGCTTCTGCAGCTCGCGCAGGGGGCCGTGTACGACGCGGGCGGCGACTGGCATGAGCTGCACAGGGCAAAGCTCGACGCCCTGGCAGACGTCGTAGAAGCCGCCTGCGGGCAGAGCATGTTGGTCTACTACACGTACAAGCACGACCTTGAACGGCTGCAAAAGGCGTTCCCGCAAGCGCGAGTGCTGCGGCGCGCAGAGGATGTCGAGGCCTGGAACCGCGGAGAGGTGCCGATGTTGCTCGCGCACCCTGATTCGGCGGGGCACGGCCTCAACCTGCAGGCAGGCGGGCATATAATCGTGTGGTTTGGGCTCACCTGGAGCCTCGAAAAGTATCAGCAAGCCAACGCGCGGCTGTACAGGCAGGGGCAGCAGCACGGTGTGGTCATACATCACCTTGTGGCGTGTGACACGATCGATGAGCGCGTCATGCGCGTGCTGGCGGGCAAGGCGAGGCTGCAGGACGAATTACTGGAGGCGGTGAAAGCGGTTGTCAGATGA
- a CDS encoding methyltransferase, translating to MDKLILDATCGSRTMWFDKHHPAVIYCDKRQETFERVWRGSERPCVVAPDVICDFTHLPFDDKTFRLVVFDPPHLERVGETSWTFKKYGKLEEGWEDTLRSGFHECLRVLKPEGVLIFKWSEVQIPAEKVWRAIGQRPLFGHHSGKKMGTFWGCFMKFDESGVV from the coding sequence ATGGATAAACTGATATTAGATGCCACTTGCGGAAGCCGTACCATGTGGTTTGACAAGCATCACCCTGCAGTGATCTACTGTGATAAACGTCAAGAGACGTTTGAAAGAGTATGGAGAGGCAGTGAAAGGCCGTGTGTCGTGGCGCCAGACGTAATATGTGACTTTACGCATTTGCCCTTCGATGATAAAACTTTTAGGCTTGTCGTATTTGATCCGCCACATCTTGAACGTGTTGGTGAAACGTCTTGGACCTTTAAAAAATACGGTAAACTTGAGGAGGGCTGGGAAGATACGCTTCGTAGTGGGTTCCACGAATGTCTTCGAGTGCTTAAACCCGAAGGGGTACTGATTTTTAAGTGGTCTGAAGTACAGATTCCGGCTGAAAAAGTGTGGCGCGCTATCGGGCAGCGCCCCTTATTTGGGCATCACAGCGGCAAAAAAATGGGCACATTTTGGGGCTGCTTCATGAAGTTTGACGAGAGTGGCGTCGTATGA
- a CDS encoding VRR-NUC domain-containing protein — protein MRESQIEARMGQLVKKRGGLYYKFVSPGNPGVPDRIIITPDGRVVWVELKTEVGRLSNLQKWQIEEMRRRGMDVRKVSGWDEAKACVEDVFKRSVSDG, from the coding sequence ATGCGCGAATCGCAGATCGAGGCCCGCATGGGCCAGCTTGTAAAGAAGCGAGGCGGGCTATATTACAAATTTGTGAGCCCCGGCAATCCCGGCGTGCCGGATCGCATCATCATCACACCCGATGGACGTGTTGTATGGGTAGAGCTCAAGACCGAAGTGGGCCGCCTGAGCAACCTGCAAAAGTGGCAGATCGAGGAGATGCGCAGGCGCGGCATGGACGTACGTAAGGTCAGCGGGTGGGATGAAGCGAAGGCCTGCGTGGAGGACGTATTCAAAAGGAGCGTAAGCGATGGATAA
- a CDS encoding DNA primase family protein, translated as MNNLTISVGKSRHDTHWQVRQLSWPDLLERLRTPIRTTETAAEFAAMPAQQRAEIKDVGGFVGGDVHGGRRKSSNVQSRCLLALDADYGTVELWDVWTSMYGLAAGVYATHSHTPDKPRLRFLFPLARPVAPDEYEAIARRVASWLDIEAFDDTTYQPGRLMYWPSMPKDAEYIFEAQDGPWLDPDAVLSEYNDWHDTAEWPTSSRQTHKLRARAKAQGEPTDKPGIVGAFCRVYDVPAAIAKFLSTIYDAAQEGRYTYRAGSAYGGAVLYDGGKFIYSHHDSDPAGGRLCNAFDLVRLHLYGELDGDKDLPANEMPSFMAMQEMCQGDSAVLEELEARIKANALEDFENEAAEGLIKSETDYTDQGNAVAFADAYKRVLCWQDNLRWVAWDGVRWQTDAEGAAKLLMMRFTDGLLSAAQAWLRVTPEGSDDRKRAAAALSWACKSRSAAKIKATLDLAKPMLESHLLEDFDADPWALNTPGGIVDLKTGKLRSHDAAALCTACTAVAPAGGETPMYSDFLRRITNADTDFERYLQDVAGMALVGAVYEEGMVISYGPGGNGKSTLFGAWKDVLGDYAGGIRQELLVAKNNGAEAFGLEQVRGKRLVIAGETDEGANMSVSIMKRLTSRDEINANPKGRDPFSFRPTHTLVLHTNHLFKLRSLDGGTRRRIAVAPFETTIAPEQMVTNFGEQLVAQEGPQILAWMIEGAKRFCANRCKIKKPEIVKQSTAAYLDREDWLKAFLSECTREGTKVKSAELYGRYVTWATSNGEKMPRRSNDFAAALEARGYERRHTNIGNVWLGLEVTEEI; from the coding sequence ATGAATAACCTCACGATCTCTGTAGGCAAGAGCCGGCATGATACGCACTGGCAAGTGCGGCAGCTAAGTTGGCCGGATTTGTTAGAGCGTTTGCGCACGCCGATCCGCACGACGGAGACGGCCGCGGAGTTCGCGGCGATGCCAGCGCAACAGCGCGCGGAGATCAAAGACGTCGGCGGATTCGTGGGCGGCGACGTGCACGGCGGGCGGCGCAAATCGAGCAACGTGCAAAGCCGCTGCCTGCTCGCGCTGGACGCGGACTACGGCACGGTGGAGTTGTGGGACGTCTGGACGTCGATGTACGGACTTGCGGCCGGCGTGTACGCAACGCACAGCCACACGCCGGACAAGCCCCGCCTGCGCTTCTTGTTCCCGCTGGCGCGCCCTGTCGCGCCGGACGAATACGAGGCTATCGCTCGCCGGGTCGCGAGCTGGCTGGACATTGAAGCGTTTGACGATACGACCTACCAGCCCGGCAGGCTGATGTACTGGCCCAGCATGCCCAAAGACGCAGAGTACATCTTTGAGGCGCAGGACGGGCCGTGGCTCGACCCGGACGCGGTGCTGAGCGAGTACAACGACTGGCACGACACGGCAGAGTGGCCCACGAGCAGCCGCCAGACACACAAGCTGCGCGCCCGCGCAAAGGCGCAGGGCGAGCCCACGGACAAGCCGGGCATCGTCGGCGCGTTCTGCCGGGTGTACGACGTTCCAGCGGCGATTGCAAAATTTCTTTCTACTATATATGACGCAGCGCAGGAGGGCAGATACACCTACCGCGCGGGCAGCGCCTACGGAGGTGCGGTGCTGTATGATGGCGGAAAATTTATCTATTCGCATCACGACAGCGACCCCGCGGGCGGGAGGCTGTGCAACGCGTTTGATCTGGTGCGGCTGCACCTGTATGGCGAGCTCGACGGGGACAAAGACCTGCCCGCGAACGAGATGCCGTCATTTATGGCGATGCAGGAGATGTGCCAAGGAGACAGTGCGGTGCTTGAAGAGCTCGAAGCGCGGATCAAGGCCAATGCGCTGGAAGACTTTGAAAACGAGGCGGCGGAGGGCCTGATTAAAAGCGAGACAGACTACACCGACCAGGGCAACGCCGTGGCCTTTGCCGACGCATACAAGCGCGTGCTTTGCTGGCAGGACAACCTGCGCTGGGTAGCCTGGGACGGCGTGCGGTGGCAGACCGACGCGGAGGGAGCCGCGAAGCTGCTCATGATGCGGTTTACCGACGGGCTGCTGAGCGCCGCACAGGCTTGGCTGCGCGTGACGCCGGAAGGCTCAGACGACCGCAAGCGCGCCGCAGCGGCGCTGAGCTGGGCCTGCAAGAGCCGCAGCGCTGCGAAGATCAAAGCGACGCTCGACCTTGCCAAACCAATGCTGGAGAGCCATCTCTTGGAGGACTTCGACGCCGACCCGTGGGCCTTGAACACGCCCGGCGGGATTGTAGACCTCAAAACCGGCAAGCTGCGCTCGCACGACGCGGCCGCGCTGTGCACGGCCTGTACGGCGGTTGCGCCCGCTGGCGGCGAGACGCCGATGTACAGCGATTTTCTGCGCCGCATTACAAACGCTGACACGGATTTTGAGCGGTACCTGCAGGACGTTGCGGGCATGGCGCTGGTCGGCGCGGTGTACGAAGAGGGCATGGTCATCAGCTACGGGCCCGGCGGCAACGGCAAGTCAACCTTGTTTGGAGCCTGGAAAGACGTGCTGGGCGACTATGCGGGCGGCATTCGGCAGGAGCTATTGGTGGCGAAAAACAACGGGGCTGAAGCATTTGGGCTGGAACAGGTACGCGGCAAGCGGCTTGTCATTGCCGGTGAGACCGACGAGGGCGCGAACATGAGCGTCAGCATCATGAAGCGCCTGACGAGCCGCGACGAGATCAATGCAAACCCCAAGGGTCGAGACCCGTTCAGCTTCAGACCGACGCACACGCTGGTGCTGCACACCAATCACCTGTTTAAATTGCGCTCGCTCGACGGCGGCACACGCAGGCGCATCGCGGTCGCGCCGTTTGAGACGACGATTGCGCCGGAGCAGATGGTCACCAATTTCGGTGAGCAGCTGGTCGCGCAGGAGGGGCCACAGATATTGGCCTGGATGATCGAGGGCGCAAAGCGATTCTGTGCGAATCGCTGTAAGATCAAAAAGCCGGAAATCGTCAAACAATCCACGGCTGCGTATCTCGACCGCGAGGACTGGCTTAAGGCCTTTTTGAGCGAGTGCACGCGCGAGGGCACGAAGGTGAAAAGCGCGGAGCTGTACGGCCGTTACGTCACGTGGGCGACGAGCAACGGCGAGAAGATGCCGCGGCGCTCGAACGACTTCGCCGCGGCGCTGGAGGCACGCGGGTATGAGCGACGGCACACCAACATCGGCAACGTGTGGCTGGGGCTTGAGGTCACGGAGGAGATATAA
- a CDS encoding DUF6378 domain-containing protein: protein MLWIGKEPHLVRDAAEQALLKIARIKTGKGTRDSFVDLAGYAACGAEVVAHE from the coding sequence ATGCTTTGGATCGGCAAAGAGCCACATCTAGTGCGCGATGCGGCAGAGCAGGCGCTGCTCAAGATCGCACGCATCAAGACCGGAAAGGGCACGCGGGATAGTTTCGTGGATCTGGCAGGCTATGCGGCCTGCGGCGCGGAGGTGGTGGCGCATGAATAA